From Scomber scombrus chromosome 21, fScoSco1.1, whole genome shotgun sequence, one genomic window encodes:
- the LOC134003737 gene encoding leucine-rich repeat, immunoglobulin-like domain and transmembrane domain-containing protein 2 — protein MDAFCVMLRIVFVFYLITPGSSTCLIGCSCSDDNLGRSLLCMETSMGHIPEDIPHDFTKIRIENCPLTELPQGSFSKVSALEFLWLNFNDITLMSIKSLEGLANLTELRLQGNKLTSVPWTAFQDTPKLKILDLKHNRLDVLPEHALRHLRTLTYLDLSFNQLSVISKDVFINWPLYQTAEKEWGKEGVVSNVVLALHDNPWLCDCRLKGFVEFIRAVSPPIILMNSYMMCSGPASKANKFFHEIQLKTCMKPVASAPETNITLPLGANATLTCLVKARPDPTIHWMYSLKIIRGFAATETRIDEETITSKLVIPSLHLANRGLYTCTANNFIGNSSVNITVNITSSNTSIPLPPPFPMLSSDENAYIDIRIAKQTVYGITLEWYAATDNPAETWFTIHFGKYDSPKKEMIYIGPGINSYSVSDLLPVTKYEVCVTLKNQPPREGQCIVFVTGSDISELEQRERLIHIIVIVCAMVLSVPAGMYACTTEARFSCVDRCIDLWKKRNLRGEIPQGTERQGTFDSLQAASDEGLCRDSEEKPKKRQKPEDKTKGGGAAELY, from the exons ATGGACGCTTTTTGTGTCATGTTAcgtattgtttttgtattttacctCATCACTCCTGGATCATCAACTTGTCTGATCGGTTGCTCCTGCTCAGATGATAACTTGGGAAG ATCTTTGCTATGTATGGAAACCTCCATGGGACATATCCCGGAGGATATCCCACATGATTTCACAAAAATCCGTATTGAAAACTGCCCCCTGACTGAGTTACCTCAAGGATCTTTCTCTAAAGTTAGTGCCTTGGAGTTTCTCTGGCTGAATTTCAATGATATCACCCTGATGAGCATCAAAAGCCTGGAGGGGCTGGCAAACCTGACTGAGCTGAGGTTACAAGGGAATAAGCTGACTTCGGTACCATGGACTGCATTTCAAGACACACCAAAACTCAAGATTCTGGACCTGAAGCACAATCGGTTGGATGTCCTGCCCGAACATGCTCTGAGACACTTACGCACACTGACCTATTTAGATTTATCCTTCAATCAGCTTAGTGTCATATCAAAAGATGTCTTCATCAATTGGCCCCTTTACCAAACAGCAGAGAAAGAGTGGGGCAAAGAAGGGGTGGTCTCCAATGTGGTCTTGGCGCTGCATGACAACCCTTGGTTGTGCGATTGCCGCCTCAAAGGCTTCGTTGAATTCATCAGGGCGGTCAGCCCTCCCATCATTCTGATGAACTCTTATATGATGTGCTCGGGCCCCGCCTCCAAAGCCAACAAGTTTTTCCACGAGATCCAGTTGAAAACGTGCATGAAGCCGGTGGCCTCTGCCCCAGAGACTAACATCACTTTACCTCTCGGAGCAAATGCAACACTCACATGCTTAGTCAAGGCCAGGCCAGACCCGACCATCCATTGGATGTACAGTCTGAAGATTATAAGAGGATTTGCtg CAACTGAGACTCGCATAGATGAGGAGACCATTACCTCCAAGCTCGTGATCCCCTCTCTTCACCTGGCAAACCGAGGACTCTACACTTGCACGGCCAACAACTTCATCGGCAACTCCTCTGTCAACATCACGGTGAACATCACCTCCTCCAATACATccattcctcttcctccacctttCCCTATGTTGTCATCCGATGAGAATGCCTACATTGACATCCGCATTGCCAAGCAGACAGTTTACGGTATCACCCTTGAGTGGTACGCGGCTACAGATAATCCGGCAGAAACCTGGTTTACCATCCACTTTGGCAAATATGATTCCCCCAAAAAGGAGATGATCTACATCGGCCCTGGCATCAACAGCTATTCAGTCAGTGACTTGCTTCCTGTTACAAAATATGAAGTTTGTGTGACTTTGAAGAACCAGCCACCGAGGGAAGGCCAGTGTATCGTGTttgtgacaggaagtgacatcagtGAGCTGGAACAGAGGGAGAGGCTCATCCACATTATAGTTATTGTGTGTGCCATGGTTCTGTCAGTGCCGGCCGGCATGTACGCCTGCACCACAGAGGCCAGGTTCAGCTGTGTGGATCGCTGCATCGATCTGTGGAAGAAACGCAATCTGCGCGGGGAGATCCCGCAGGGGACAGAGAGGCAGGGCACCTTTGACAGTTTACAGGCAGCCAGCGATGAAGGCCTGTGCAGGGACTCAGAGGAAAAGCCCAAAAAGAGGCAGAAGCCTGAAGATAAGACCAAAGGAGGAGGTGCAGCTGAACTTTACTAG
- the lrit1b gene encoding leucine-rich repeat, immunoglobulin-like domain and transmembrane domain-containing protein 1b, translating into MSRHFASAFCLALVFLPLMSNACPGQCSCFFHKLSDGSKARSVLCNDPEITVVPPNFPTDTSKLRIEKTAITKISSDNFHYLNSLEFLWMSFNSLNSLNVDSFRGLYNLDELRLDGNSLTSFPWESLTDMPNLRLLDLHNNKISSIPPESTMYIKNITYLDLSSNSLTTVPADVLSMWLSVKPSQDTDSKLILGLHDNPWLCDCRLHDLVQFQKSPSSSVALIDTRLRCADPESLSGVLFTEAELQRCQGPRVHTAVARVRSSLGNNVLLRCGTVGVPIPELSWSRADGKKMNGTVQEEISKEGIIWSILSVPAVSYRDSGKYVCKATNFVGTADAIISLVITDSIRSEETGGGVSKRTRGKKPGGIGRAAYQEKLIARYVPPPTATAAQPIIEPINGKGVTGKYEIESYSISDDTSQGGGKTSDLQKSVEVDALSNLAANASSLQQAPEKRIVRSVKVIGDTDHTVSLNWRAPTATNTTEFSVLYAVFGERDMRRINVGAGKNRITIDGLVPKTKYIACVCVKGLIPKKEQCVIFSTDEAASASGTQKLINVVVITVACVIAVPLTLIVCCGALKKRCQKLMGRQSKEIQDSYVTFETLGPGAKPKGMEGEYLTRLNPDESNRLLSARSSVDSEATARTEGPPNEYFC; encoded by the exons ATGAGTCGACATTTTGCTTCTGCTTTTTGTTTGGCTTTAGTTTTTCTCCCTCTGATGAGCAACGCATGTCCTGGACAATGTAGCTGCTTTTTCCACAAATTAAGCGATGGATCAAAAGCAAG GAGTGTACTTTGCAATGATCCAGAGATCACTGTAGTTCCTCCAAACTTCCCCACTGACACATCCAAGCTACGCATTGAAAAGACAGCAATCACAAAGATTTCTAGTGACAATTTCCACTACCTCAACAGTCTGGAGTTTCTGTGGATGTCTTTCAATTCATTGAATTCACTGAATGTTGATAGTTTCCGGGGTCTCTACAACCTGGATGAGCTCAGGCTGGACGGAAACAGTCTCACCTCCTTTCCCTGGGAGTCTCTGACCGATATGCCAAACCTGAGGCTCCTCGACTTGCACAACAACAAGATCTCAAGCATCCCTCCTGAGTCGACCATGTACATAAAAAATATCACCTATCTGGATTTATCCAGCAACAGTCTGACAACCGTTCCTGCTGATGTTCTCTCAATGTGGCTGAGTGTGAAGCCATCTCAGGACACAGATTCCAAACTAATTCTCG GTCTCCATGACAACCCATGGCTGTGTGACTGCCGGCTTCATGATCTGGTCCAGTTTCAAAAGTCCCCATCGTCATCTGTGGCTCTAATCGACACCAGGCTGAGGTGCGCTGATCCAGAGAGCCTTTCGGGGGTGCTTTTCACtgaagcagagctgcagaggtGCCAGGGCCCTCGGGTCCACACGGCTGTGGCTCGTGTTCGGAGCTCACTCGGCAACAACGTTCTGCTGCGCTGTGGCACAGTTGGTGTCCCCATCCCCGAGCTGTCCTGGAGCCGTGCTGATGGCAAGAAAATGAACGGCACTG ttcaAGAAGAGATTTCAAAGGAGGGCATCATTTGGTCAATTCTGAGCGTGCCAGCAGTCTCCTACAGAGATTCTGGAAAGTACGTGTGCAAAGCAACCAACTTTGTGGGCACTGCAGACGCCATCATCTCTTTGGTGATCACAGATTCCATTCGTTCAGAGGAAACAGGAGGAGGTGTTTCTAAAAGAACCAGAGGGAAGAAACCTGGTGGCATTGGCAGGGCAGCATACCAGGAGAAACTTATTGCCAGATATGTTCCTCCACCAACCGCCACGGCTGCTCAGCCCATTATCGAGCCTATCAATGGCAAAGGCGTCACGGGGAAGTATGAGATAGAAAGCTACAGCATTTCTGATGACACATCTCAGGGAGGAGGCAAAACGTCAGACCTTCAGAAGTCAGTGGAGGTGGATGCTTTGAGTAACTTGGCAGCCAATGCTTCATCCTTACAGCAAGCTCCAGAGAAAAGGATAGTGCGCTCGGTGAAGGTAATTGGAGACACCGACCATACTGTGTCTCTGAACTGGCGAGCCCCCACAGCCACAAACACCACAGAATTCAGTGTCCTGTATGCTGTATTTGGTGAGAGGGACATGCGCCGGATAAATGTAGGTGCCGGAAAGAACAGAATCACCATTGATGGCCTGGTGCCAAAGACAAAGTACATTGCTTGTGTTTGCGTCAAAGGCCTGATCCCaaaaaaggagcagtgtgtaatCTTCTCAACAGACGAGGCAGCCAGTGCCAGTGGAACTCAGAAGCTTATTAATGTAGTGGTGATAACGGTGGCCTGTGTGATTGCTGTCCCCCTGACACTGATTGTGTGTTGCGGGGCCCTAAAGAAGCGCTGCCAGAAACTCATGGGAAGGCAGTCAAAGGAAATACAGGACTCCTATGTCACATTTGAGACCCTCGGACCCGGGGCCAAACCTAAAGGGATGGAGGGCGAGTATCTGACTAGGCTAAATCCTGATGAATCCAACAGGCTACTCTCTGCAAGGTCCAGTGTTGACTCAGAGGCCACAGCCAGGACTGAAGGGCCACCTAACGAGTACTTCTGCTAA
- the rgrb gene encoding retinal G protein coupled receptor b, with translation MAAYTLPEGFAEFDMFTFGTALLVGGMLGFFLNAISIVSFLRVKEMRTPSNFFVFNLALADISLNINGLTAAYASYLRYWPFGQDGCAFHGFQGMIAVLASISFMAAIAWDRYHQYCTRQKLFWSTTLTMCGLIWILSIFWAAVPLMGWGVYDFEPMRTCCTLDYTRGDRDYITYMLTLVLLYLMFPAFTMWSCYDAIHKHFKKIHHHRFNTSTPLRVMLMCWGPYVLMCIYACFENVKIVSPKLRMLLPVIAKTNPIFNALLYTFGNEFYRGGVWHFLTGQKIVDPVIKKK, from the exons ATGGCAGCGTATACATTACCGGAGGGATTCGCAGAGTTTGATATGTTTACGTTTGGCACAGCACTTCTTGTTGGGG gAATGCTTGGATTCTTCCTCAATGCCATCAGCATTGTGTCTTTCCTCAGAGTGAAGGAGATGCGGACTCCCAGTAACTTCTTTGTGTTCAATCTTGCTTTGGCCGACATCAGTTTGAATATTAATGGACTCACAGCTGCTTACGCCAGCTATCTCAG ATATTGGCCATTTGGTCAAGATGGATGTGCCTTTCATGGCTTCCAGGGGATGATAGCAGTCCTGGCGTCCATCAGTTTCATGGCTGCCATTGCTTGGGACAGATATCACCAGTACTGCACCA GACAGAAGCTCTTCTGGAGCACGACTCTGACAATGTGCGGCCTCATCTGGATTCTCTCCATCTTCTGGGCTGCTGTTCCTCTCATGGGTTGGGGTGTCTATGACTTTGAACCTATGAGGACTTGCTGCACACTGGATTACACCAGAGGAGACAG GGACTACATAACCTACATGTTAACTCTGGTGCTGCTTTACCTGATGTTCCCAGCTTTCACCATGTGGTCATGTTACGATGCCATCCACAAACATTTCAAGAAGATCCATCACCACAGG tttaaCACCAGTACTCCCTTGAGGGTAATGCTGATGTGTTGGGGTCCCTACGTTCTCATGTGTATCTATGCTTGCTTTGAGAACGTGAAGATTGTGTCTCCAAAGCTACGAATG TTGCTTCCAGTCATTGCAAAGACAAACCCCATCTTCAATGCCCTGCTCTACACTTTTGGAAATGAGTTCTACCGAGGCGGCGTGTGGCACTTCCTCACTGGACAGAAGATTGTTGATCCGgttattaagaaaaaataa
- the slc18a3b gene encoding probable vesicular acetylcholine transporter-B has translation MNAEGGSSGLAKSAAVKLSEMGERTKKLGTAMRDPHGQRRIILVIVCIALLLDNMLYMVIVPIIPDYLADLENEQSEHVHEMMHTNSSANSTIQDKSNKDNLDVQIGVLFASKAILQLLVNPLSGTFIDRVGYDIPLLIGLTVMFVSTCIFAFGENYATLFAARSLQGLGSAFADTSGIAMIADKYTEESERSKALGIALAFISFGSLVAPPFGGFLYEFVGKKVPFIVLACICLVDGLMLLTVIKPFSNRTRENMPVGTPIYRLMIDPYIAVVAGALTVCNIPLAFLEPTIANWMETTMHSSQWEMGITWLPAFFPHVLGVYITVKLAAKHPHLQWFYGALGMVIIGASSCTVPACKTFGQLIAPLCGICFGIALVDTALLPTLAFLVDVRHVSVYGSVYAIADISYSVAYAMGPIVAGQIVHNNGFAQLNLGMGLVNVLYAPALLLLRNVCQMKPSYSERDNLLEEAPQGLYDTIKMEERKAKKKNYSSAGNCLPVDENGFDPFRAQRSVSEESSGPEYT, from the coding sequence ATGAATGCCGAAGGGGGATCGTCCGGGCTGGCCAAATCAGCCGCTGTAAAACTGTCCGAGATGGGCGAAAGAACCAAGAAGTTAGGCACCGCGATGAGGGATCCTCACGGGCAAAGACGAATCATATTAGTGATTGTTTGCATTGCTCTCCTGCTGGACAATATGCTCTACATGGTAATCGTGCCAATTATTCCAGACTATCTTGCTGATCTGGAGAATGAGCAGTCAGAGCACGTCCACGAAATGATGCATACCAACAGTTCAGCCAACAGCACAATCCAAGACAAAAGCAACAAGGATAATTTAGATGTCCAGATAGGAGTACTTTTTGCGTCCAAAGCCATCCTGCAACTGTTAGTAAACCCGCTGTCGGGAACTTTCATAGACCGGGTTGGATATGACATCCCACTTTTAATTGGACTGACTGTAATGTTCGTTTCCACTTGCATATTTGCTTTTGGGGAGAACTATGCGACGCTCTTTGCGGCCAGAAGTTTGCAGGGTCTGGGGTCTGCTTTTGCGGACACCTCTGGAATTGCCATGATAGCCGACAAATAcacagaggagtcagagagaagCAAGGCGCTTGGCATCGCTCTGGCGTTTATTTCTTTCGGGAGCCTGGTGGCGCCTCCCTTCGGGGGTTTCCTGTACGAGTTTGTAGGCAAGAAAGTGCCCTTCATCGTGCTCGCTTGTATTTGCCTGGTTGACGGCTTAATGTTGCTCACCGTGATCAAGCCATTCTCTAATAGGACTAGAGAGAACATGCCAGTCGGCACTCCCATATACAGACTCATGATTGATCCGTACATAGCCGTGGTAGCCGGGGCGCTGACAGTGTGCAACATCCCGTTAGCCTTTCTTGAGCCGACCATAGCCAACTGGATGGAGACCACCATGCACTCCTCACAGTGGGAAATGGGAATCACGTGGctccctgccttctttcctcacgTCCTCGGTGTGTACATAACGGTTAAATTGGCAGCAAAACATCCACATTTGCAGTGGTTCTACGGAGCTTTGGGTATGGTTATCATAGGGGCAAGCTCCTGCACAGTCCCGGCATGCAAAACCTTTGGGCAGCTCATAGCACCGTTGTGTGGCATTTGTTTTGGCATCGCACTAGTAGACACTGCCCTATTGCCCACACTCGCTTTTCTTGTTGACGTACGTCATGTTTCTGTATATGGTAGTGTTTATGCTATAGCTGATATTTCCTATTCTGTCGCTTACGCCATGGGTCCTATAGTAGCCGGCCAGATAGTGCACAATAATGGGTTTGCACAACTTAATCTGGGTATGGGTCTCGTCAATGTGCTTTACGCACcagccctgctgctgctgcgcaACGTGTGCCAAATGAAACCGTCCTACTCAGAGAGAGATAACCTGTTAGAGGAAGCTCCACAGGGGCTGTACGATACTATCaagatggaggagaggaaagctAAAAAGAAGAACTACAGTTCGGCAGGGAATTGCCTTCCAGTAGATGAAAATGGGTTTGACCCTTTTAGAGCACAGCGGTCCGTGTCAGAGGAGTCGTCCGGTCCGGAGTACACTTAA